CTATCAGAAAAGCGTTACAGGAGCGTTTAATGAATTACAGTCAGTTTTAAAACAGACCAAAATATTTCATCGTGTTTTAGATTTGAAAGAAGAAGAGGTGAGCTTTTTAGATAAAGGAATTGAAGTTTCCAATGATTTGTATATCACGGGTTACGCCAATTATTTTGAATTAATTAATGCTCAGAAAAGTAAACTTGAAGCTGAGTTGGATTTACTTAAATTTCAGCACGAAAATACTAAGAATAATGTATTGTTATTTAAAGCGTTAGGTGGTAAATTGAACTAATTGCGTTTTGAGTATATGTCTTTCATATCAATGAAAAGACGAAATATAATTTTAGTTATTCAAAAAGAAGAGTCCGTTTCACTAATTGTGAGATGGACTCTTTCTTTTTATAATTTACTCCACTTTATTTTTAAGCAACATCAGAAGGCTATAGGCACCTTTCTGAACAATCTTTTTATCTCTCAAATTTTCCACTTTTAAAATTTCTGTGAATTGGTCGTCAGAAATCCCTGTATTAACAGGAATTATTTTGAATTTTTTATTTCCGAGTTCTTCAAAAATATAGTTTTTATTTTCAAAAGAAACTACTGATTCGTTTGGTAAACCAACAGTGTAACGACTGTTGACCGTAACTTCTGCGTTGATGTACATCCCTTTGATAAACTCATGATTCGGGCTCGAAAGTTTGGCAACAGCAACCGACGAACCTCCGTTTTCAATATTGGGAACGATGCTTATAATTTTTGCACTCGATTTTTTCTCAGGACTTTGATTATTATACACCAAAATTTCCTGCCCGATTTTTACATCATTGATATCTTTTTCAAACACTTTTAGCTCAAGCAACAAACCTGAAGGATTAATCAATTCAAACAAAGTGTCTGAAGGATTAATATATTGCCCATTGTTCACTGAAATTTTGCTTACAAAACCATTGAAAGGAGCATAAACATTAATTCTACTTCTGATATTTCCAGAGCTTAATCCTTTTGCATTAATGCCGATGATTCTTAATTTTTCTTCCAGACCTTTCAACGTTGCAATTAAAGTTGAATAATCTGCCTGAGCTGTTTGCAGGGTTTTATCACTGCTTGCTTTACTGGTATTTAAATCTTTTTGACGATTGAGATTCAACCTTGCCGATTCCAACTGCGCTTTTGTGACTAAATAATCCTGTTGTAATTGGATAAATTGTGGGTCTTCCACGACAGCCAAAATCTGTCCTTTGCTGAAACGACTTCCATTAATCACATGAATCGATTTGATATGACCGCCCATAATACTGGAAATCGAACTGATATGAGAAGGTGCAATGTCTACTTTTCCATTCAGTCGAACCAATTTTTGCATCGTCTTTTCCTGAACCGTTGTCGTTGTTAAACCGACCGTTTGCATTTGTTGAACCGATAATTGAACCGTACTTTGGTCTTTTTCTTTAAATTTTGTGTTTTCATACACTGTTTTTTCTTCCTCATTTTTCCCTGAGCAGGAAGATAATAGTAAGATTACACTTAAACTGAAGATTGATATGTTTTTAAGATACATTTTGCTGTTATTTTGATAATAAGAAATTAATTTCGGCACCGATTTGATTGAGTCTTTCGAGATTGTCGATGTAATCTACTTTTGTTTTCACTGCCTGATTGGTCAGAATAACCCAGTTGAGATAGTCAATTTCACCGACTTCCATTTGCTTTTGAGCGGTTTTTAAAATCGTTTCAGACTTTGGAAGCTGTTTTTGTTCATAATTTTCAACGATTTTCAGTTGATTGGTATAGCTGTTTACTTGTTGACCGAATCTATTTTTCAGTTCAATTTGTTTACGCTGATATTCGTTTTCAGAAATTAATACTTTTGCTTTCGTTGCTTTTGCCAACGCTCGTTGACCTTTCGTAAACAACGGAATTCCAACACCGACCTGAACTGCATTAAAACGATTATCATTCACATTTTTCATACTTTGATTGGTATATCCTACCAATAAATCAGGCAACAGTTTAGATTTTTCAAGCTGAGCTTCTGCTTCATTCACTTTTATCTGTTGATTTAAATATTGTAATTCAGGATGTTGTTTAATCATTTCTTCCGAAACCTGAACGTTAATATTCATTGTTGGCTTGTCAGAAATCGGTTGATAGGGTGAATCAGACTGAAGCAATAACTGAAGCTGAAGTTGAGTGATATTCAAATCATTTTCCAATAAAGTCAATTGCGTTTTTGCTTGTTCACGCTGAATTTCTGCCGTTGCTTCTTCCAAAATATTAGCTTCGCCTTTTTTTAATCTAAGACTGGCTTTGTCCGCAAAACTACTGTACAAATGACTGATATATTCAATCACTTTTTTCTTTTCCTGAAGCGTCAGAATTCTGTAGAAAACATCCAAAACTTGCTTTGCCAATTGCGCTTTCGTCAAATTTTGATTGATGATACTTGCATTCCATTCTGCATCGAGCATTTGTTTTCTTTTCGTATAAACTGTAGGGAAGCTGAAACGTTGGGAAATTGAGAACGAATTATCGGTTTCCACACCATTCATTTGTCCGATTTGTGCAGTGACTTCTGTTTGTGGAATATCAAGATAGGTTGATTTTAATTTTTCTTGATATTCAGAAATTAATCGTGAGTTTTTTAAAGTTCCGTTTTGTTGAAAAGCTTTTTCCAAAGCCTGTTCGTACGTAATATTTTCCTGAGCATTGACCATTCCGAAAGAAATCAGTAATAATAGTGCAGTCAGTTTTTTATGATTGTTTGAAAATTTCATTATATTTATTTTTAACGCAATGAGCGCAGAGATTTCTTTATTTGATTGAGGATTTTTTTCGCAATAGCGTTCCTTCAGCTAGGATTTAGCTTTTTGAAACTTTTTCTTTTTGCTGACACCTTCAAATAAGACATAAAGAATCGGTAAAACGAATAAGGTTAAAAGTGTTGCAAGCATTAAACCTCCGATAACCACGGTTGCTAAAGGTCGCTGTACTTCTGCACCGGCACCGTCGCTGATGGCCATGGGTAAAAATCCTAATGAAGCCACAAAAGCAGTCATCAAAACCGGACGAAGACGAATTCTCGTTCCCATCAAAACGATTCTGCTTAAGTTATTGACACCGTCTTTTTTCAATCTGTTAAATTCTGAAATCAATACAATTCCATTCAAAACAGCAACTCCGAAAAGGGCAATAAAGCCAACCCCCGCGCTGATACTGAAAGGCATTCCTCTCAAAGCTAAAAAGTAAATTCCTCCGATTGCCGATAACGGAATCGCGGTGTAAATCAGTAAACTATGTTTTACAGAACCGAAGGCGAAGAATAGCAATAAGAAAATCATAACCAAAGAAATAGGAACGGCAATTCCCAATCTTGATTTGGCTTCATTTAAATTTTCAAAAGCACCACCGTAGGAAATTGTATATCCTGCAGATAATTTCAAGTCTTTGTTTACCTTTTGCTGAAGCTCTTCCACAATAGTTTGAACATCTCTTCCTCTAACGTTGAAACCGACAACAATCCTGCGTTTTGTATCTTCCCGCTGAATCTGATTCGGACTTTCCTTTAATTCTACTTTTGCCAATTGAGACAACGGAATCTGTTCGCCATTCGGAGTAGGAACCAATAGATTTTGAATGCTAGTAATATCTTTTTTATGCTCCTGATCCATTCGGACAACTACATCGAATTTTCTTTCCCCTTCATATAAAGAACCTGCAGTTTGCCCGGCAAAAGCCATGTTGATTACTCTGTTGATTTCAGCAACTGAAATATTATAACGAGACAATTCAGCCCGATTATAATCTATGACTACTTGCGGAGCACCGACAACGGGTTCTAAATACAAATCTTGAGCACCGCTTACAGTCGTGATAATTCCGCCTAACTTTTGGGCGTAAGTAGCCAAGCTATCTAAATCTTCACCATAAATTTTGCAGACAACATCTTGTCTTGCACCGGTCATTAATTCATTAAAACGCATCTGCACCGGAAACTGAAAACCGGTGGTTAAACCGGGAATTACTTTCAACGCATTACTCATTTTCTCAGAAAGCTCAGGAAATGATGATGCGGAAGTCCATTCTTTTTTAGGCTTTAAAACAATAATCATATCTCCGGCATCCATCGGCATTGGCTCGGTAGGAATTTCGGCACTTCCAATTTTGGTAACTACCTTTTGAACTTCCGGAAACTGTTTTAATAAAATCTTGGCAGCTTGTGTGGTGGTTTTTTTAGTTTCCTCGATATTACTTCCCTGAAGAATTCTCATCTCCACCGCAAAATCACCTTCTTCCAAAGAAGGAATAAATTCTCCACCCATTCTTGAAAGTACAAAAACGGCTCCTGCAAATAGAACAATCACAGTAAGTATAATCGTTTTTCTGAATTTCAAGGCTTTTATCAACAGTTTCTGATGACCAATTTCAACCTTAGTCATCACTTTATCAGAAACATTGTCTTTTGTTTTTTTCTTTCGGCTCAAGACCAAAGAACTCATCATCGGAATGTAGGTTAATGACAGTATAAATGCTCCAACCAAGGCAAAAGCAACCGTTTGAGCCATTGGTTTAAACATTTTTCCTTCAATTCCCTGAAGCGTAAAGATGGGCAGATATACAATTAAGATAATAATCTGTCCAAAAACGGCGCTGTTTACCATTTTTGTCGCTGAGCTGGAAACCTGGTTATCCATTTCCGCTTTTGAAAGCATATTGTCTTTTCCGAAATGTTTTTTGTGGGCTAACTGATGGAGAACGGCCTCTACAATAATGACGGCTCCGTCGACAATTAATCCGAAATCTAAAGCTCCGAGGCTCATTAAGTTTCCTCCGACGCCGAAAATATTCATCATAATGATGGCAAAAAGCATTGCCAAAGGAATTACGGAAGCAACTAATAATCCTGCTCTGAAATTTCCTAGGAATAAAACCAAAATGAAAACGACGATTAATGCGCCTTCCATCAAATTGGTTTTTACAGTACTGATGGTATTATTAACCATTTTAGCTCTATCCAAAAACGGCTCAACGACAACACCTTCCGGTAAAGATTCCTGAATTTTATCTAATCTTTGTTTGATATTTCCGATGACTTCATTGGCATTTTCGCCTTTCAGCATTAAAACAATTGCCCCGGAAACTTCGCCCGTATCATTGAAAGTCATTGCACCATATCGTGTTGCGAAGCCAATTTTAACATCGGCAACATCTTTAATATGAACCGGAATTCCCTCTTTTGTATTTGAAACCTGAATATTTCCAATGTCTTCAGAACTTCCTAAAAGTCCTTCACTGCGAATGAAAAGAACAGTTTCTTTCTTTTCGATGTAAGCTCCACCCGTATTTTGATTGTTCTTTTCGAGCGCATCAAAAACATCATTGATATTGATATTAAAAGCCTGAAGCTGATTCGGATTAATGGCAATTTCATATTGTTTTAATTTGCCTCCAAAACTGCTGACGTCGGCAACACCTTTTGTCCCTAATAATTGTCTGCGGATAACCCAATCCTGAATTGTTCTGAGTTCGGTTTCATCATAAACGTGTTCATACCCTTTTTTTGCCCTTACAACATATTGGAAAATTTCACCTAAACCTGATGAAATAGGACCTAGCTCAGGTTTTCCGATGCCCTCAGGTATATTTTGCTGAACCAATTGCAATCGTTCCTGAACCTGTTGACGGGCCCAATACACATCAGTATCATCATCAAAAACTACCGTTACCAACGATAATCCAAAACGTGAAAAACTACGGATTTCGGTAATTCCGCTGATATTGCTGGTTGCCTGTTCGATAGGGAAAGTTACGAGTCGTTCAATATCTGCAGCACCATAAGAAGATGCAACGGTAATTATCTGAACCTGGTTATTCGTAATATCCGGCTGTGCATCGATGGGAAGTTTGGTGGTTTCATAGACCCCAAAAAGAACGAGCCCAATTGTAAAAAGAGCGATAATGAGTTTATTCTTTACAGAAAACTCAATAATTTTATTTAACATGAAAAAATTATTAATTGAATTAACAAGAAATCGACTGCTTTAAGAAAAACTTTAAAACATTGATATTTAAATTAAAAATCAATTAACAAAAGCGTGGTGGCTGAAAAATACGGGAAAGATAAGAGCTGGAAAAGTCCTTTTCCTTATAAACAGTTGGTTTTTGAGAAATAATAATCTCTTTTATTTTTTCGAAGTGAAAAGTAGTGTCGGGAAGTTTTGCGTAAACCATCAAAACAACAGGAGGATTAAAGAAGGGAAGCTCTTGGTCGGTCTCCCAGTCTGCATCCGGTTGATGATTATCGTAATGTTCAACGAGAAATTCAGTAACAGTTCCCGGGTATTCCATCAAATGTTCTATAAATAAAGGTACTTTCAACACTTCCGCTACATTGGTCGTTGCAAGTACATAAATCATCGAAAATATTATGGAAAACCATCTCAACATGGGCGCAAAGATAAATGTTTTTAGTTTTAATCAAATGATTCCATTGTTAAATTGCTTTTAATTTTAATGTCTAATTTTTAGATGGAAATCGACCTGTTTTGTTTTAAATGAAAGAGATCGCTTAATTATCCATTTAATTAAAATAGTATCATTAATTTCGTTAATACATTTGTAATTAAACATCTGTTTGTTAAATTTCTTTTTAAAAATTATTATTCTAAATTTCTTCTAAATTCAATATATAAATTAGCAAAATGAAAATACTAATCATAGAAGACGAAAAAGAGCTGGCTCAAAGTGTTGCAGAATATTTATCTGAAGAGAATTATTTGTGCTCTTTTGCGACTAATTTTCGTGAGGCTATTGATAAAATTGAAAATCACGAGTATGACTGTATTATTTTAGATATTATGCTTCCAGATGGAAACGGGCTTGAGATATTGCAAGAATTAAAAAAGCAAAATAAACAGGATGGAGTGATTATTGTTTCTGCAAAAAATGCTGTAGACGACAGAGTAAATGGTTTGCAGCTGGGCGCTGATGATTATTTAACCAAACCTTTTCATTTGTCTGAATTGATGGCGCGGGTATTTTCTATCATCCGAAGAAAGCAGTTTGAAAATTCTAATATCATTCAGCAAAACGAATTGCAAATCGACCTTTTATCAAAGACCATTACAGTCAATCGTGAAGTTGTTGTTTTAACCAAAAAAGAGTTTGATTTATTGATTTATTTTGTCGGAAACAAAAATAAGGTGATTTCTAAAAGTACTTTGGCAGAGCATCTATCGGGAGATTTTGCTGATATGCTCGATAATCATGATTTTGTTTACGCTCATGTGAAAAATTTAAAGAAAAAACTTTATGATGCAGGTTGTGACCACTACCTGAAAACGGTGTACGGAACAGGATACAAATGGATAAATTAAGCTATGAAACCGCTATTAAGTAAAACCACAAAACCGTTTATTATCTATGTATTAATCGTACTTACGATAAGCATTCCTGTTTATTATTTTGTAGTTGATTTTATTTGGCAGGAAGAATTAGACGAGCATAATACGATTGTGGCTGAGAAAACTTCTTATGAATTTAATAGGAGTGATATCAGTCAGGAAGAAATTCAGCAAAATATAGCCTTATGGAATAAAATTCAGCCGGGAACAAATATTGAAAGAATAAACTCAGACCAGATTAAACCGGATACGATTTTCACGGAAGAAAAATTTAAACCCTTTTCAGCAGATAAAAAAATAGAGCGTTACAGATGCCTGAAAAAGGTAATTTATATCAAAAATGTTCCCTATTTATTTACAATAGAAACCAATATTGAAGAAACCGAAGACACGGTAATGATTATCGGGCTTGTCACTGGTTTTTTCTTTATTATGATTGTTATTGGTCTTTTTATTTTGAACAGAAGACTATCTAAAACCATTTGGGGGCCCTTCCGAGATACTTTGGGAAAATTGAAAAAATTCAATCTGAACACTAACAATCAAATCAGTTTTTATAAGACTGATACTATCGAATTTGAAGAGCTGAACGAATCGTTGCGCAAATTAATCGACCATAGTGTTTATGTTTTTAAAGGACAAAAAGAATTTACAGAAAATGCTTCGCACGAGTTACAAACTCCACTTGCCATTATAAAGAACAAGCTGGATATTTTACTGCAAAGTAAAGATTTAACGGATGAGCATTATGTAATCATCGAAGAGATTAATATTGCATTAAGTAGAAGTTCAAGAATTAATAAAAACCTTCTCTTATTGGCGAAAATTGAAAACAGCCAATTTGATATCATAGAAATGGACATTAATGAACTAATCAATCATTCTCTCGGAAATCTGGAAGAACATATCCATCAAAAAAGCATTGTTTTTTCGTCTGAAATGGATGAAAATGTTAGATCTCAAGGAAATATATCTCTTACAGAGATTTTAATTAATAATCTTTTAATCAATGCAATAAGACATACAAGTCAAGGTGGAATGATGAATGTTGAGTTAGCATCTGGATATTTTACCGTATCTAATTCCGGAACAGAAAGCCTCAATCCTGAGTTAATATTCACAAGATTTAAAAGGTTTTCAAACGATAATAGTGGAAGCGGTCTTGGTCTCGCTATTATAAAGGAAATTTGCAGGTTTCAGAATTGGGAAATCAGTTATGATTTTAAAAATAACCTTCACATTTTTTCTGTGAAATTTTAAACTTTTATTTTAAAGTTTCTTTGTAAACATAATGTTTTTTGTAGGGATTTAAAGTGACCGAATATTAAATATTCTTTCGGAAAGGATGGGGGAATTATTTAAGGTTGATTGTCAATTTTTCTTCGAAATTGGCCCAAATTTTTAGAATAAAATAAATTCCTATATTTAAAAAAAAACAATCCAATTAGAAAAATTCAAAATTTCTTCAAAATTGAACTCTATTATTGCGGATTGTATTTTAATTTAAAATAACTATGAAAATATCGAATTCACTAAAGAAACCTTTCCAAGGACGGTTTTCAGCACTTTTCAGTACATTGAGTTTATATCTTTTACTCTCATTTCTGATAAGAGTAGTTCTTCTAATTTGGTCTTCAAAAGATGTAGATTTTAGCCTGTTTTACATCATTAGAGCATTTTTTACGGGATTTCTGTTTGATTTGGCGATAGGCTCATTATTCCTTTTTTTATATGGAATTTATCTTTTGATATTTCCAAAAAGATGGATTGGTTCTGTGTTTGACCGATGCTTTACTTACTTTTATTTAACCCTTATTTTCATCATTATTTACTTCAGCCTTTTGGCGGAAATTCCTTTTTGGGACGAGTTTGGCGTAAGATTCAATTTCATTGCGGTAGATTATTTAATTTACACGTATGAGGTTGTTGAGAATATTAATCAGTCTTATCCTTTGCCGGTAATTGCTTTGGTTTTAGTGGGATTGATTGTTTCCACTATTTTCATTTTTAAGAAATGCAATATTTTTAAAAATACTTTTTCAGATAAAAGTCCGATTTCAAATCGTATTCAATATATACTTCCTTTTGTAATCATTGCTGTTGCTTTAGGATTTTTAATGAAAAATAAACAAGCAGATTTTAGCAATAATTTGGTGGTGAATGAATTGGGGAAAAATGGAGCATTTTCATTTGTTTCAGCATTTAAATCTAATGAATTGGATTATGAAACATTTTATCCAAAACTTTCAGATAAAGAAGCTTATTCTGTGGTGAAGAAAAGTCTTTTGCAGGAAAATCAAAATTATGTTTCGACTCAATTTGATGATATTTCGAGAGCGACAAAAGGAAATCAAGTGGAGAATCCGAATATTATTGTGATTGCCATCGAAAGTTTCAGTGCCGACTTTTTAAGCACATTCGGAAATAAAGATAACCTGACTCCGAATTATGAAAAATTAGCCAACGAGAGTGTATTCTTTACCAATTTGTATGCAACCGGAACCAGAACCGTTCGTGGTATGGAAGCGTTAACGTTATCCGTTCCTCCAACTCCCGGAAACAGTATTGTGAGAAGACCAAATAATGATAATTTATTTTCTGTTTCAACCATTGTAAAGTCTAAAAACTATCAGCCTTATTTCATTTATGGAGGTGACGGTTATTTTGATAATATGAATAATTTCTTTGGCGGACAAGGATTCGATATTGTCGACAGAGACCGAGGAAACCCTTTATCTGACAACATTAAAACACAAAGATTCAAGATAGAAGATAAAGAAGTGAGTTTTGAAAATGCGTGGGGAATTTGTGATGAAGATTTGTACAAACAATCGATAAAATATGCTGATAAAAGCACCAAAGCAAACAAACCATTTTTTCAGTTTGTAATGACGACTTCCAATCACAAGCCTTATACTTTTCCTGCTGGTAAAATTGACCTTCCACAAGGCGAAAGAAATGGGGCAGTGAAATATACAGATTACGCTTTAGGAAAGTTTATCAACGATGCAAAATCAAAACCTTGGTTTAAAAACACCGTGTTTGTGATTGTTGCAGACCATTGCGCAAGCAGTGCCGGGAAATGGGAAATTAATATTGCAAAACATCATATTCCGGCAATTATTTATAACTTAAAACAACAGCCTGAAAAAATTGAAAGATTGACTTCTCAGATTGATGTGATGCCAACATTATTTGGATATTTAGGATGGAATTACAATACCAGTTTGTACGGAAAAGACATTAACCAAACAAAAATCGGTGACGAAAGAGCTTTTATCGGAAATTACAGAACGTTGGGGATGCTGAAAGGAAATATTTTCACCCAAATTGATGACCGAAAAAGAGTGAAACAATTTGTGGTTTCGGGAGCTGATAAGTCTTTATCAGAAGTGAAATCAAAGAATAATGAGCAGGTTGCTGAAACGATTTCGTATTATCAAACCGCAAGTGAAAGATTTAAAAATGGAAAAATGAAAGTACGTTAATCCAAGTATAAATCATTTAAACAAAACATATAAAGATTGATATTAGTATCAATCTTTTTTTTATTCAAAATTTCCACAAAATTGGGTCTCATATTTACCTAATAATTGGTAGAATATGAATACTTTACAGACATATTTCGCTCGTGTTTTTTTGATGTTGATAGTTTCAATGAGTTGTTTAAAACTTGATGCGCAATCAAAAAATACACTGCCTTATTTCCTTGCGACGGCGGAAACCAATAGTCCTGTTTTAAATGATTACAACAATCAGATTATTTCTAATCGAATTGACAGTTTAAAATTAAAGGCAACGTATGGTTTTATCTTTACCGGAGAAGGAAATGTAGCATACTCACCGAATATAAAAGGTTGGGGATACGATAATGCACTCACAAACGGACAATCGCTTTTTGCAGGCGTTCGGGTTGCCAAAGAATTCATTAGTCGTAATAATTTGAATACCCGACTTGACGGAGTTAATGCAAGTATTGCCCAAGTTTTAGCACAGAAAAATATCAGTCTTCAGACACTAAAAAAACAAATTACTGACCAATATATTGCCACGTATGCGAGTCAGCAACAATATAATTTAAGTAAAGAAATCATTCATTTGCTGAATCAGGAAGATATTGTATTGAAAAAACTGACACAAGCTTCAGTTTTCAAACAGACAGATTATCTGACTTTTAAAGTGACGCTTCAACAAAATGAGCTGACTCTCGAACAGCAAAAAGCCGATTGGCAGAACAATTATTCGTTACTAAAATATGTTTCAGGAATTGTTGATGACACTTTCGAACCTCTTGATTCTCCTTCTTTTAATGAAACCTTAAATCCTGTTTCCTTTGAACAAAGTATCTACGAAAATGCCTTTAAAGCCGATAGTTTAAAGCTTTCAAACGACGCTAAAATCATTCAGTACAATTATAAACCGAAGATTACGGCTTTTTCGGATAGCGGTTATCAGTCTTCGTTTACCAGTACGCCGTATAAAAATTTCGGTTTGAGCGTCGGAGTCGGAGTTAGCATTCCGATTTATGATGGGCATCAGAAAAAAATGTTGCTGCAACAGAATCAATTATTATTGCAAACCCGACAAAAGTATCTTGAGCAGACTCAAAGGCAATATCAACAGCAGATTTTTCAGATTAGCAATCAGCTAGAGCAGTATCATCAATTGATAAATACCGCAAATCAGCAAATTACTTATGCTAAAACCTTGGTTGATGCCAATGCCAAACAACTTCCGACAGGCGATGTGAGGATGGTCGATTTTATTTTATCCATCAACAATTTATTGAGTTTAAAAGGAAATATCATTCAGTACAACACGACATTATTCAATCTGAAAAACCAGTTGCAATATCTAATTATTCAATAATTATGAAGACTATTAATAATAGGGTTTGGGCAGCTAATCCGCCCTCCGCTCCCAATCTTTTTTATTTTTTTGAGAAAAATAAAAAAGGATTTCCGCTCAGGTCGGGCTGCAAGATTCGACCTTTTAATCCTGATTTCTGTTTTAATTTTAAAAATGGAGTTGCTATTCTTTTATTCAGTTTTTTAATGATAAGCTGCAGTAAAACTACAGAATCTGCACCCGAGATTGTGACCAATGCGAAACCAAAAACATTAGTCATAGTCGCTTATCCGTCAGATACAGTCCAATTAAATAATACAATTACACTCAATGCAACGGCAACTTATTTACTTAAATCTGATGTAAAAGCCAATTCTACAGGCTACATCACCAAAATGACCATCAAGTTAGCAGACCGTGTCGGAAAAGGAAGTCTACTTTTCGGATTACAGACCAAAGAAGCGAGAGCATTGGGAAATACCATCAATAAACTGGATAAATCTTTTCGTTTCAACGGAACGACGACGGTAACGAGCCCTGCAACAGGCTACGTTGCCATGCTGAATCATCAAATCGGAGATTATGTACAAGACGGAGAAGTTTTGGCAACCATTACCGACGCGAGCAGTTTTGGTTTCGTGGTTGATGTGCCTTATGAATACCTTCAAATCATCAAAAATAAAGGCTCTTTACCGATTACTTTGCCAGATAATACAGTTTTACAGGGGAAAATTGCCAAAGTAATGCCTTCTGTTGATGCGGTTTCTCAAACCGTAAAAGTGCTTTTGCAAGTTCCCAATAATAATATTCCTGAGAATTTAATTGGGACCATTAGCTTTTCTAAAACTTCCGCTTATGGACTTTCTGTTCCTAAAATGGCGGTTGTAAGTGATGAAACACAGTCTTCTTTTTGGGTAATGAAATTAATTAATGATACGACTGCTGTAAAAACTGATATTACAAAAGGTGTGGAAACAGATAAATATATTCAGATAAAATCAGGAAATCTGACGACGAAAGACAGAGTGATTATCTCTGGAAATTTTGGATTGAGTGATACGGCAACGGTAAAAATACAAAAACCTTAGCTTTATGAAAAAGTCATTTTTTGTAACTTATAAAAGTCCTTTATTGGTATTAATTTTCCTGATATTGGCAAGCGGAATTTATTCTTATACCAAAATTCAGTCGGCTTTATTTCCGCAGATTACTTTTCCGAAAATAAAAATCATTGCAGATACGGGACAGCAACCTGTCAACCAAATGACA
The sequence above is a segment of the Chryseobacterium turcicum genome. Coding sequences within it:
- a CDS encoding response regulator transcription factor; this translates as MKILIIEDEKELAQSVAEYLSEENYLCSFATNFREAIDKIENHEYDCIILDIMLPDGNGLEILQELKKQNKQDGVIIVSAKNAVDDRVNGLQLGADDYLTKPFHLSELMARVFSIIRRKQFENSNIIQQNELQIDLLSKTITVNREVVVLTKKEFDLLIYFVGNKNKVISKSTLAEHLSGDFADMLDNHDFVYAHVKNLKKKLYDAGCDHYLKTVYGTGYKWIN
- a CDS encoding sensor histidine kinase — translated: MKPLLSKTTKPFIIYVLIVLTISIPVYYFVVDFIWQEELDEHNTIVAEKTSYEFNRSDISQEEIQQNIALWNKIQPGTNIERINSDQIKPDTIFTEEKFKPFSADKKIERYRCLKKVIYIKNVPYLFTIETNIEETEDTVMIIGLVTGFFFIMIVIGLFILNRRLSKTIWGPFRDTLGKLKKFNLNTNNQISFYKTDTIEFEELNESLRKLIDHSVYVFKGQKEFTENASHELQTPLAIIKNKLDILLQSKDLTDEHYVIIEEINIALSRSSRINKNLLLLAKIENSQFDIIEMDINELINHSLGNLEEHIHQKSIVFSSEMDENVRSQGNISLTEILINNLLINAIRHTSQGGMMNVELASGYFTVSNSGTESLNPELIFTRFKRFSNDNSGSGLGLAIIKEICRFQNWEISYDFKNNLHIFSVKF
- a CDS encoding LTA synthase family protein, yielding MKISNSLKKPFQGRFSALFSTLSLYLLLSFLIRVVLLIWSSKDVDFSLFYIIRAFFTGFLFDLAIGSLFLFLYGIYLLIFPKRWIGSVFDRCFTYFYLTLIFIIIYFSLLAEIPFWDEFGVRFNFIAVDYLIYTYEVVENINQSYPLPVIALVLVGLIVSTIFIFKKCNIFKNTFSDKSPISNRIQYILPFVIIAVALGFLMKNKQADFSNNLVVNELGKNGAFSFVSAFKSNELDYETFYPKLSDKEAYSVVKKSLLQENQNYVSTQFDDISRATKGNQVENPNIIVIAIESFSADFLSTFGNKDNLTPNYEKLANESVFFTNLYATGTRTVRGMEALTLSVPPTPGNSIVRRPNNDNLFSVSTIVKSKNYQPYFIYGGDGYFDNMNNFFGGQGFDIVDRDRGNPLSDNIKTQRFKIEDKEVSFENAWGICDEDLYKQSIKYADKSTKANKPFFQFVMTTSNHKPYTFPAGKIDLPQGERNGAVKYTDYALGKFINDAKSKPWFKNTVFVIVADHCASSAGKWEINIAKHHIPAIIYNLKQQPEKIERLTSQIDVMPTLFGYLGWNYNTSLYGKDINQTKIGDERAFIGNYRTLGMLKGNIFTQIDDRKRVKQFVVSGADKSLSEVKSKNNEQVAETISYYQTASERFKNGKMKVR
- a CDS encoding TolC family protein, producing the protein MSCLKLDAQSKNTLPYFLATAETNSPVLNDYNNQIISNRIDSLKLKATYGFIFTGEGNVAYSPNIKGWGYDNALTNGQSLFAGVRVAKEFISRNNLNTRLDGVNASIAQVLAQKNISLQTLKKQITDQYIATYASQQQYNLSKEIIHLLNQEDIVLKKLTQASVFKQTDYLTFKVTLQQNELTLEQQKADWQNNYSLLKYVSGIVDDTFEPLDSPSFNETLNPVSFEQSIYENAFKADSLKLSNDAKIIQYNYKPKITAFSDSGYQSSFTSTPYKNFGLSVGVGVSIPIYDGHQKKMLLQQNQLLLQTRQKYLEQTQRQYQQQIFQISNQLEQYHQLINTANQQITYAKTLVDANAKQLPTGDVRMVDFILSINNLLSLKGNIIQYNTTLFNLKNQLQYLIIQ
- a CDS encoding efflux RND transporter periplasmic adaptor subunit → MYLKNISIFSLSVILLLSSCSGKNEEEKTVYENTKFKEKDQSTVQLSVQQMQTVGLTTTTVQEKTMQKLVRLNGKVDIAPSHISSISSIMGGHIKSIHVINGSRFSKGQILAVVEDPQFIQLQQDYLVTKAQLESARLNLNRQKDLNTSKASSDKTLQTAQADYSTLIATLKGLEEKLRIIGINAKGLSSGNIRSRINVYAPFNGFVSKISVNNGQYINPSDTLFELINPSGLLLELKVFEKDINDVKIGQEILVYNNQSPEKKSSAKIISIVPNIENGGSSVAVAKLSSPNHEFIKGMYINAEVTVNSRYTVGLPNESVVSFENKNYIFEELGNKKFKIIPVNTGISDDQFTEILKVENLRDKKIVQKGAYSLLMLLKNKVE